A genome region from Schistocerca americana isolate TAMUIC-IGC-003095 chromosome 1, iqSchAmer2.1, whole genome shotgun sequence includes the following:
- the LOC124548511 gene encoding trypsin alpha-like produces MMRQAVLVLALAACVLAAELPVRRIPHSGPHRKFGLKHGRITGGSDASLGQFPYQVSLQWVQLGLASHTCGGSIVSASAVVTAGHCADPAFIGHYEAVAGINSLNSNGQRVRVSQQVVHPDYADVDNVAINDIAVFLLQSSFSLSGNVQAISLPTAGSVPSAGSTATLSGWGSVSTGGIPNYPDILQWVDVSIISNTQCAQLLGNSPLNDENICTGPVNDGISACSGDSGGPLAQDGALIGVVSWGIVPCGSAGAPSVFTRVSAFLDFVNQYA; encoded by the exons ATGATGAGGCAGGCCGTTCTGGTGCTGGCACTCGCTGCCTGCGTGTTGG CTGCTGAGCTGCCAGTCCGCCGTATTCCACACAGCGGACCCCACAGGAAGTTTGGCCTGAAGCACGGTCGCATCACCGGAGGCTCAGATGCCTCCCTGG GCCAGTTCCCGTACCAGGTGTCCCTGCAGTGGGTGCAGCTGGGGCTGGCGTCCCACACGTGTGGCGGCTCCATCGTGAGCGCCAGCGCCGTCGTCACCGCAGGCCACTGCGCCGACCCCGCCTTCATCGGACACTACGAG GCCGTGGCTGGTATCAACTCCCTGAACTCCAACGGCCAGAGGGTGCGCGTATCCCAGCAGGTAGTGCACCCAGACTACGCGGACGTTGA CAATGTCGCCATCAACGACATCGCCGTCTTCCTGCTGCAGTCCAGCTTTTCTCTGAGCGGCAACGTACAGGCTATCTCGCTGCCCACCGCTGGATCCGTCCCCAGCG CTGGTTCGACGGCTACTCTGTCCGGCTGGGGCAGCGTCAGCACGGGTGGCATACCCAACTACCCCGACATCCTGCAGTGGGTCGACGTCAGCATCATCAGCAACACCCAGTGCGCGCAACTGCTGGGCAACAGCCCGCTCAACGATGAGAACATCTGCACCGGCCCCGTCAACGACGGCATCTCCGCCTGCTCG GGAGACTCCGGCGGACCTctggcccaggacggagccctcaTCGGAGTCGTGTCTTGGGGCATCGTGCCCTGCGGCTCTGCTGGAGCGCCTTCCGTCTTCACCAGGGTATCTGCTTTCTTGGACTTTGTCAACCAGTACGCCTGA